The following are encoded in a window of Kitasatospora sp. NBC_01250 genomic DNA:
- a CDS encoding effector-associated constant component EACC1 codes for MTEFLISFDGDPDEVDTDARDLREFLSQDGALRGRVTNRLVPPGPGEQGGVADAVQYATELGPLVLQPFTLWLASRLRRGKGQVKITLHRPDGTELKISADGLADVQAVLDRVEGFLDPEDE; via the coding sequence ATGACCGAGTTTCTGATCAGCTTCGACGGCGACCCCGACGAGGTCGACACCGACGCCCGCGACCTGCGCGAATTCCTCAGCCAGGACGGCGCGTTGCGCGGCCGGGTGACCAACCGGCTGGTCCCGCCCGGGCCGGGGGAGCAGGGCGGGGTGGCCGACGCCGTGCAGTACGCCACCGAACTCGGGCCGCTGGTGCTGCAGCCGTTCACGCTCTGGCTCGCCTCCCGGCTGCGCCGCGGCAAGGGCCAGGTGAAGATCACCCTGCACCGGCCCGACGGCACCGAGCTGAAGATCAGCGCGGACGGCCTCGCGGACGTCCAGGCGGTGCTCGACCGGGTCGAGGGGTTCCTCGATCCCGAGGACGAGTGA
- a CDS encoding phosphonatase-like hydrolase: MTTDNTAESIRLVVLDMAGTTVADDGLVEQAFQAAAGALGVVAGSDEHQEMLAYVRTTMGESKISVFRHLFGEEEKAQRANAAFEQAYHDLVDAGHCAALPGAAEAIAELRAQGRKVVLTTGFSRATQDRILSALGWQEIADLTLCPADAGRGRPFPDLALTALLRTGTDSVRQVAVVGDTGYDMLTGTRAGASVVAGVLTGAHQAERLRADGATHVLGSIAELPALLAGADGR, from the coding sequence ATGACGACTGACAACACCGCCGAGTCCATCCGCCTGGTCGTGCTCGACATGGCCGGTACCACCGTGGCCGACGACGGCCTGGTCGAGCAGGCCTTCCAGGCCGCGGCCGGCGCGCTGGGCGTGGTGGCCGGCAGCGACGAGCACCAGGAGATGCTGGCGTACGTCCGCACCACCATGGGCGAGTCCAAGATCTCGGTCTTCCGCCACCTGTTCGGCGAGGAGGAGAAGGCCCAGCGGGCCAACGCCGCCTTCGAGCAGGCCTACCACGACCTGGTCGACGCCGGGCACTGCGCCGCACTGCCGGGCGCGGCCGAGGCGATCGCCGAACTGCGCGCCCAGGGCCGCAAGGTGGTGCTCACCACCGGCTTCTCCCGGGCCACCCAGGACCGGATCCTGTCGGCGCTCGGCTGGCAGGAGATCGCCGACCTGACGCTCTGCCCGGCCGACGCGGGCCGCGGCCGCCCGTTCCCGGACCTGGCGCTCACCGCGCTGCTGCGCACCGGGACCGACTCGGTGCGCCAGGTCGCGGTGGTCGGCGACACCGGCTACGACATGCTCACCGGCACCCGGGCGGGGGCGAGCGTGGTGGCGGGCGTGCTGACCGGCGCGCACCAGGCCGAGCGGCTGCGGGCGGACGGCGCGACGCACGTGCTGGGCTCGATCGCCGAGCTGCCGGCGCTGCTGGCGGGCGCTGACGGGCGCTGA
- a CDS encoding TIGR03364 family FAD-dependent oxidoreductase, with amino-acid sequence MRVIVVGAGVLGTMHAWQAVERGHEVVHIEREAEARGASVRNFGLVWVGGRAGGEELATALRARELWERIGERVPALGFRPAGSLTVVRTEAELAVAEQALTLPDAEQRGYRLLDEARTRALNPALRGKLLGALHCERDGAVEPRTAQPALREALLASGRYTFLPGREVREVIGENAVRDDHGQVHTGDVVVLCTGAWLGGLVRELVPDLPVRRVRLQMMQTDPLGEELTTAVADADSFRYYPAYTGSALSGLQQAQPQPPVAAEHKMQLLVVQRKDGGLTIGDTHEYEHPFNFDVVEEPYEHLTTVAEELLGRPLPRIRRRWAGVYAQCTDTTRVVHRQQVRDGVWLVTGPGGRGMTCSPAIAETTADQINL; translated from the coding sequence ATGAGAGTCATAGTCGTTGGAGCAGGCGTACTCGGCACCATGCACGCCTGGCAGGCCGTCGAGCGCGGCCATGAGGTGGTCCACATCGAGCGTGAAGCCGAGGCCCGTGGCGCCTCGGTACGCAACTTCGGCCTGGTGTGGGTCGGTGGCCGCGCCGGTGGCGAGGAGCTGGCGACCGCGCTGCGCGCCCGCGAGCTGTGGGAGCGGATCGGCGAGCGGGTGCCGGCGCTCGGCTTCCGTCCGGCCGGCTCGCTCACCGTGGTCCGCACCGAGGCCGAGCTGGCCGTCGCCGAGCAGGCGCTGACCCTGCCCGATGCCGAGCAGCGCGGCTACCGGCTGCTCGACGAGGCCCGGACGCGGGCGCTCAACCCCGCGCTGCGCGGCAAGCTGCTGGGCGCGCTGCACTGCGAGCGCGACGGCGCCGTGGAGCCGCGCACCGCGCAGCCCGCGCTGCGCGAGGCGCTGCTGGCCAGCGGCCGCTACACCTTCTTGCCCGGGCGCGAGGTGCGCGAGGTGATCGGCGAGAACGCGGTCCGCGACGACCACGGTCAGGTGCACACCGGCGACGTCGTGGTGCTGTGCACCGGCGCCTGGCTCGGCGGCCTGGTCCGCGAGCTGGTCCCCGACCTGCCGGTGCGCCGGGTCCGGCTGCAGATGATGCAGACCGACCCGCTGGGCGAGGAGCTGACCACGGCCGTCGCCGACGCGGACAGCTTCCGCTACTACCCCGCCTACACGGGCAGCGCGCTCAGCGGCCTGCAGCAGGCGCAGCCGCAGCCGCCGGTGGCCGCCGAGCACAAGATGCAGCTGCTGGTGGTGCAGCGCAAGGACGGCGGCCTGACCATCGGCGACACCCACGAGTACGAGCACCCGTTCAACTTCGACGTGGTCGAGGAGCCGTACGAGCACCTGACCACCGTGGCCGAGGAGCTGCTGGGCCGCCCGCTGCCGCGGATCCGCCGCCGCTGGGCCGGGGTGTACGCGCAGTGCACCGACACCACCCGGGTGGTCCACCGCCAGCAGGTGCGCGACGGCGTCTGGCTGGTCACCGGGCCCGGCGGGCGCGGCATGACCTGCTCCCCGGCGATCGCCGAGACCACCGCCGACCAGATCAACCTGTGA
- a CDS encoding pyridoxamine 5'-phosphate oxidase family protein yields MPYRLDNIQGDWPAEELRKGVEGLLAESMVLTLATAGPEHGPHANLAFYAFDDDLVLYFVSERSTRHSLHLSEQARAAATVFLPPPVFGEQLRGVQLAGRAGEAWGHQAEAALAAYQGRYPSFAQDPQVRAQFLAGGGAAALYRFQVEELTAVDEPHFGRRNYLRARVVREGGRVTAD; encoded by the coding sequence ATGCCGTACCGGCTCGACAACATCCAGGGCGACTGGCCCGCCGAGGAACTCCGCAAGGGCGTGGAAGGCCTGCTGGCCGAATCCATGGTGCTGACCCTGGCCACCGCGGGGCCCGAGCACGGCCCGCACGCCAACCTCGCCTTCTACGCGTTCGACGACGACCTGGTGCTCTATTTCGTCAGCGAGCGCTCGACCCGGCACAGCCTGCACCTGTCGGAGCAGGCGCGGGCGGCGGCCACGGTCTTCCTGCCGCCGCCGGTCTTCGGCGAGCAGCTGCGCGGGGTGCAGCTGGCCGGGCGGGCGGGCGAGGCCTGGGGGCACCAGGCCGAGGCGGCGCTGGCGGCGTACCAGGGGCGGTACCCGAGCTTCGCGCAGGATCCGCAGGTGCGGGCGCAGTTCCTGGCCGGGGGCGGGGCGGCGGCGCTCTACCGGTTCCAGGTGGAGGAGCTGACGGCGGTGGACGAGCCGCACTTCGGGCGGCGCAACTACCTGCGGGCGAGAGTGGTGCGGGAAGGCGGCCGGGTGACCGCCGACTGA
- a CDS encoding phosphatase PAP2 family protein produces the protein MAATLLAYDGSTIDGGFYSTVTGWAAHAPHWLDQVIKTWSALGLGLFAVFMVWGWWQARRADSVVMARVLASPLIVIVAYLVNSVLKSMVDEVRPCQQLPSTVTLETCPAPGDWSFPSNHSVIAFAAAVALWFAFRRLGWIALVFAALMAASRVWVGVHYPHDVVVGALVGTVAALALAPVARRAAPLVDKLRGGALGPVLGAGA, from the coding sequence ATGGCGGCGACCCTGCTCGCCTACGACGGCAGCACCATCGACGGCGGTTTCTACAGCACCGTGACCGGCTGGGCGGCGCACGCGCCGCACTGGCTCGACCAGGTGATCAAGACCTGGTCGGCGCTGGGGCTCGGCCTCTTCGCGGTCTTCATGGTCTGGGGCTGGTGGCAGGCCCGGCGGGCGGACTCGGTGGTGATGGCCCGGGTGCTCGCCTCGCCGCTCATCGTGATCGTGGCCTACCTGGTCAACTCGGTGCTCAAGAGCATGGTGGACGAGGTCCGGCCGTGCCAGCAGCTGCCCAGCACCGTGACGCTGGAGACCTGCCCGGCGCCCGGCGACTGGTCGTTCCCGAGCAACCACTCGGTGATCGCGTTCGCCGCGGCCGTCGCGCTCTGGTTCGCGTTCCGCCGGCTGGGCTGGATCGCGCTGGTCTTCGCCGCGCTGATGGCGGCCTCCCGGGTCTGGGTGGGCGTGCACTACCCGCACGACGTGGTGGTGGGCGCGCTGGTCGGCACGGTGGCCGCGCTCGCGCTGGCACCGGTCGCCCGGCGGGCGGCGCCACTGGTGGACAAGCTGCGGGGCGGGGCGCTGGGGCCGGTGCTGGGGGCCGGCGCGTAG
- a CDS encoding DedA family protein produces MRGPPNVLSASTLQAVNVLDASSLLAAFGALGIAVVLFAETGLLVGFFLPGDSLLFTAGLLCVSGSHSGPHLVLWQVVVAALVGALAGAQVGYLIGRRGGRTLLARSRAKALHKGVARAEELLNSYGHGKAIVLARFIPVVRTVLNPLAGVLEVPVRTFTLWQVVGGTVWSVGVVLAGYGLGSSVPSIDTYLLPIIGLVVVVSVIPIALELLRARREARRAASPRERGDV; encoded by the coding sequence ATGAGAGGTCCGCCGAACGTGCTTTCTGCCTCCACCCTGCAAGCGGTGAATGTGCTCGACGCCTCATCGCTGCTCGCCGCCTTCGGTGCGCTCGGCATCGCCGTGGTGCTCTTCGCGGAGACCGGCCTGCTGGTCGGGTTCTTCCTGCCCGGCGACTCGCTGCTCTTCACCGCCGGGCTGCTCTGCGTCTCCGGCAGCCACAGCGGGCCGCACCTGGTGCTCTGGCAGGTGGTGGTGGCCGCACTCGTCGGCGCGCTGGCCGGCGCCCAGGTGGGCTACCTGATCGGCCGCCGCGGCGGCCGGACGCTGCTCGCCCGCTCCCGGGCCAAGGCGCTGCACAAGGGGGTCGCGCGGGCCGAGGAGCTGCTGAACAGCTACGGCCACGGCAAGGCGATCGTGCTGGCCCGGTTCATCCCCGTGGTGCGCACCGTGCTCAACCCGCTCGCGGGCGTGCTGGAGGTGCCGGTGCGGACCTTCACGCTGTGGCAGGTGGTCGGCGGCACGGTGTGGAGCGTGGGCGTGGTGCTGGCCGGCTACGGTCTCGGGTCCTCGGTGCCCAGTATCGACACGTACCTCCTGCCGATCATCGGTCTGGTAGTAGTTGTCTCTGTGATCCCGATTGCGCTCGAATTGCTCCGTGCCCGCCGCGAGGCCCGCAGGGCCGCCAGCCCCCGTGAGCGGGGTGACGTCTGA
- a CDS encoding BlaI/MecI/CopY family transcriptional regulator: MPEVPAARRSSGELEAQVLAALWAADRPLTPHDVQAALGGELARTTIATILARLHEKGTVGRTRAGRAYAYTPTVQDPAGLAARRMRTELDREQDRSTVLARFVSDLSADDERLLRELLGDGHGDAVPGDGGGQALGGVR; encoded by the coding sequence ATGCCCGAAGTGCCCGCCGCCCGCCGCTCCTCCGGGGAACTCGAAGCCCAGGTCCTCGCGGCCCTCTGGGCCGCCGACCGGCCCCTGACCCCGCACGACGTGCAGGCTGCCCTCGGCGGTGAGCTCGCCCGCACCACGATCGCCACGATCCTGGCCCGGCTGCACGAGAAGGGCACCGTCGGCCGCACCCGGGCCGGGCGCGCCTACGCCTACACGCCGACCGTCCAGGACCCGGCCGGCCTGGCCGCCCGCCGGATGCGCACCGAGCTGGACCGCGAGCAGGACCGCTCCACGGTGCTGGCCCGCTTCGTCTCCGACCTCTCCGCCGACGACGAGCGGCTGCTGCGCGAGCTCCTCGGCGACGGGCACGGCGACGCCGTGCCGGGCGACGGCGGCGGGCAGGCCCTGGGTGGTGTCCGGTGA
- a CDS encoding M48 family metalloprotease yields the protein MILAVWLPFLLPFVVPFLAAPAARRLADALAPRAASWVLSATGAVLAVASAASLGLLALAGLLRLPPVAALGHLSLPWLDRASPAALFLAAPAALALLVAGGLTLRTAHRQYTDLHRARTALGEHPDAAASADPHAPAPSHAPAGPLSLAALRALLSPAAHHPLTVLTDDRADAYALPGRLGRPGRIVVTTGMLRALTGPERAALLAHERAHLHGRHHLLLAAAEYAAVLHPALGQLRAPLGFHLERWADESAAAAVGDRAVTARAVGRAALAAARSPRPARPLLAPAAAAGPVPRRVAALLAPPAPARPRRRARTGTRRLATAGLLLGCCLAVSTAATMTATHDLHRTVERAQQQDAQTPDTEAGSGSR from the coding sequence GTGATCCTCGCGGTCTGGCTCCCCTTCCTGCTCCCCTTCGTCGTCCCCTTCCTCGCTGCCCCGGCCGCCCGCCGCCTGGCCGACGCGCTGGCGCCGCGCGCCGCCTCCTGGGTGCTGAGCGCCACCGGGGCCGTGCTGGCCGTCGCCAGCGCCGCCTCGCTCGGCCTGCTCGCGCTCGCGGGGCTGCTGCGGCTGCCGCCGGTCGCGGCCCTCGGCCACCTCTCGCTGCCCTGGCTCGACCGGGCCTCGCCCGCCGCCCTCTTCCTGGCCGCACCGGCGGCCCTCGCGCTGCTGGTGGCCGGCGGACTGACCCTGCGCACCGCGCACCGCCAGTACACCGACCTGCACCGGGCCCGCACCGCCCTCGGCGAGCACCCCGACGCCGCGGCCTCCGCCGACCCGCACGCACCCGCCCCCTCGCACGCACCCGCCGGCCCGCTCTCCCTGGCCGCGCTGCGCGCGCTGCTCAGCCCCGCCGCGCACCACCCCCTCACCGTCCTCACCGACGACCGCGCCGACGCCTACGCGCTGCCCGGCCGGCTCGGCCGACCGGGCCGGATCGTGGTCACCACCGGCATGCTGCGCGCGCTGACCGGCCCCGAGCGGGCCGCGCTGCTCGCCCACGAGCGAGCGCACCTGCACGGCCGCCACCACCTGCTGCTGGCCGCCGCCGAGTACGCCGCCGTGCTCCACCCGGCGCTCGGCCAGCTGCGCGCGCCGCTCGGCTTCCACCTGGAGCGCTGGGCCGACGAGTCCGCCGCCGCGGCGGTCGGCGACCGCGCGGTGACCGCCCGGGCGGTGGGCCGCGCCGCCCTGGCCGCCGCCCGCAGCCCGCGCCCGGCACGCCCCCTGCTGGCCCCGGCCGCCGCCGCGGGGCCGGTCCCCCGCCGGGTCGCCGCCCTGCTCGCCCCGCCCGCACCCGCGCGCCCGCGCCGCCGCGCGCGCACCGGCACCCGCCGCCTGGCGACCGCCGGCCTGCTGCTCGGCTGCTGCCTCGCGGTCAGCACGGCCGCCACCATGACGGCCACCCACGACCTGCACCGCACCGTCGAGCGCGCCCAGCAGCAGGACGCGCAGACCCCGGACACCGAAGCCGGCAGCGGATCCCGCTAG
- a CDS encoding helix-turn-helix domain-containing protein gives MRDTAHRDTSHADAAHLGRSDEFALRSPAEQARTHEQAVLGEIPRQAPRPEIGDSWERLRRLGLDPDRGRDPEHLGTAEIEHRRRASGLDAVMPTLRGTLLDPVTDLPLILAVADAQGTLLWHEGPRQLRRSGDLIGFMTGGRWDEEAVGTNGIGTVARTGRPLRVHSTEHYVRNQHAWTCVGAPVRDPRTGRVAGVVDLSGPARGVHPQLLALAVTAARLAETELRAAQLESLHRLRTVAAPVLAQAAGPALVVDRDGWTAAAAGLPPVNRLRLPAEGWASAPIHWLPSLGECAVEPLADGWLVRPLTSSPQAVSEQAVGARLVLDLSNTARPEVSVRGGVGSWSHALSPRHAELLLLLATHQSGRTAAQLAEGLFGDPSRVVTVRAELSRLRRYLGGLLEHRPYRFAESVQVEVVHPADSYQLLPASSAPGIRRLRAVLDSGSALLPGCRIASQGGPEGGMTGSQVPSPRRPAGALERSALESGALEEAGALKPGTRPGR, from the coding sequence ATGCGGGACACGGCACACCGGGACACGTCGCACGCCGACGCGGCCCACCTGGGCCGATCCGACGAGTTCGCCCTCCGCTCCCCGGCCGAGCAGGCCAGAACGCACGAGCAGGCCGTGCTGGGCGAGATCCCCCGCCAGGCCCCGCGCCCCGAGATCGGCGACTCCTGGGAGCGCCTGCGCCGCCTCGGCCTGGACCCCGATCGCGGCCGGGACCCGGAGCACCTGGGCACCGCCGAGATCGAGCACCGCCGCCGGGCCAGCGGCCTGGACGCCGTGATGCCCACGCTGCGCGGCACGCTCCTCGACCCGGTCACCGACCTGCCGCTGATCCTCGCCGTCGCCGACGCCCAGGGCACCCTGCTCTGGCACGAGGGACCACGTCAACTGCGCCGCAGCGGTGACCTGATCGGCTTCATGACCGGTGGCCGCTGGGACGAGGAGGCGGTCGGCACCAACGGGATCGGCACGGTGGCGCGCACCGGGCGCCCGCTGCGCGTGCACTCCACCGAGCACTACGTGCGCAACCAGCACGCCTGGACCTGCGTCGGCGCCCCCGTCCGCGACCCGCGCACCGGCCGGGTGGCCGGCGTGGTCGACCTCAGCGGACCGGCCCGCGGTGTCCACCCGCAGCTGCTCGCGCTCGCCGTGACCGCCGCCCGGCTGGCCGAGACCGAGCTGCGCGCCGCCCAGTTGGAGTCGCTGCACCGGCTGCGCACGGTGGCGGCACCGGTGCTGGCCCAGGCCGCCGGGCCGGCCCTGGTGGTCGACCGGGACGGCTGGACGGCCGCCGCCGCCGGCCTGCCGCCGGTCAACCGGCTGCGGCTGCCCGCCGAGGGCTGGGCCTCCGCGCCGATCCACTGGCTGCCCTCGCTCGGCGAGTGCGCGGTCGAACCGCTGGCCGACGGCTGGTTGGTCCGCCCGCTCACCAGCTCACCGCAGGCCGTCTCCGAACAGGCCGTGGGGGCCCGGCTGGTGCTCGACCTGAGCAACACCGCCCGCCCGGAGGTCTCGGTGCGCGGCGGCGTCGGCAGCTGGTCGCACGCGCTCAGCCCGCGGCACGCCGAGCTGCTCCTGCTGCTGGCCACCCACCAGAGCGGCCGCACGGCGGCCCAGTTGGCCGAAGGGCTGTTCGGCGACCCGTCCCGGGTGGTCACCGTCCGGGCCGAACTCTCCCGGCTGCGCCGCTACCTGGGCGGCCTGCTGGAGCACCGGCCGTACCGGTTCGCCGAGTCGGTGCAGGTGGAGGTGGTCCACCCGGCCGACTCCTACCAGCTGTTGCCCGCCTCCTCGGCGCCCGGCATCCGCCGCCTGCGCGCGGTGCTGGACAGCGGTTCGGCGCTACTGCCCGGCTGCCGGATCGCCAGCCAGGGCGGACCGGAGGGCGGCATGACGGGCAGTCAGGTGCCGAGCCCCAGACGGCCGGCCGGCGCCCTCGAACGCAGCGCACTCGAATCCGGCGCACTCGAAGAGGCCGGCGCCCTGAAACCCGGCACCCGACCGGGCCGATGA
- a CDS encoding SsgA family sporulation/cell division regulator: MPRDPLSASGGAPYQATYPATQAARQQLPFRPASPVEEILTLRIALGRDKVGTVPTRFRYEPARPYEVLVTFHLGRPDEVDWVFSRELLRDGLIGLTGQGDVRLWPAHCPCHGATLHLALESPYGSALLEASAPRVRDWLERTYAEVPEGAEPDCAPTDEQLTAFLFGDC, from the coding sequence ATGCCGCGCGATCCACTGTCCGCCAGCGGCGGAGCCCCGTACCAAGCCACCTACCCCGCCACCCAAGCAGCCCGGCAGCAGCTGCCGTTCCGTCCGGCCTCGCCGGTGGAGGAGATCCTCACCCTGCGCATCGCGCTGGGCCGGGACAAGGTGGGCACCGTCCCCACCCGGTTCCGCTACGAGCCCGCGCGGCCCTACGAGGTGCTGGTCACCTTCCACCTGGGCCGCCCCGACGAGGTCGACTGGGTCTTCTCCCGCGAGCTGCTGCGCGACGGCCTGATCGGTCTGACCGGTCAGGGCGACGTGCGGCTGTGGCCCGCGCACTGCCCCTGCCACGGCGCGACCCTGCACCTGGCGCTGGAATCCCCCTACGGCAGCGCGCTGCTGGAGGCCTCCGCACCCCGGGTGCGGGACTGGCTGGAGCGCACGTACGCCGAGGTGCCCGAGGGCGCCGAGCCGGACTGCGCCCCGACGGACGAGCAGTTGACGGCGTTCCTGTTCGGGGACTGCTGA
- a CDS encoding TerD family protein — translation MSQGANAPLTAVRVRIEVTARQRLDVSGLLITKTGKVRSDADLVFYNAPRGPGVTHNPAGGSQADAITVDTWAVPSDVATVVITASLDGQGATFAGIEPTATVLDADTGRVLATFTPPRLGRETALVLVEVYRRGAEWKIRAVGQGYANGLAGIASDFGVSIDEVAGPATAAAPPVPEYAPPTPPPPSSPAHVPPMPAYTPAPAAAPRVTLDKGRVSLVKGGSVSLVKGGHALLSSVRMALGWQPARRGRNIDLDASCIAFDARRERLETVWFMKLNVFNGAIQHTGDNLTGGGTGDDEAIDVHLDGLPPEVVGLAFVVNSFSGQRFTDVRDAYCRLLDATTGEELVRFDLTNAEPHTGVVMCKLVRQLSGEWVMTALGEYVDAKTARGMVKPAAALL, via the coding sequence CTGTCCCAAGGCGCGAACGCGCCGCTGACCGCCGTCCGGGTACGCATCGAGGTGACCGCCCGTCAGCGCCTGGACGTGTCGGGCCTGCTGATCACCAAGACCGGCAAGGTCCGTTCGGACGCGGACCTGGTCTTCTACAACGCCCCGCGCGGTCCGGGCGTCACCCACAACCCGGCCGGCGGCTCGCAGGCCGACGCGATCACCGTGGACACCTGGGCGGTGCCCTCGGACGTCGCCACCGTCGTGATCACCGCCAGCCTGGACGGGCAGGGCGCCACCTTCGCGGGCATCGAGCCGACCGCCACCGTGCTGGACGCCGACACCGGCCGCGTCCTGGCCACCTTCACCCCGCCCCGCCTGGGCCGCGAGACCGCCCTGGTGCTGGTCGAGGTCTACCGGCGCGGCGCGGAGTGGAAGATCCGCGCGGTCGGCCAGGGCTACGCCAACGGACTGGCCGGGATCGCCTCCGACTTCGGCGTCTCGATCGACGAGGTGGCCGGCCCCGCGACGGCCGCCGCTCCCCCGGTGCCCGAGTACGCCCCGCCGACCCCGCCGCCGCCCTCCTCCCCCGCGCACGTCCCGCCGATGCCCGCCTACACGCCCGCCCCCGCCGCCGCCCCGCGCGTCACCCTGGACAAGGGCCGGGTCTCGCTGGTCAAGGGCGGCTCCGTCTCCCTGGTCAAGGGCGGCCACGCGCTGCTCAGTTCGGTCCGGATGGCGCTCGGCTGGCAGCCCGCCCGCCGCGGCCGCAACATCGACCTGGACGCCTCCTGCATCGCCTTCGACGCCCGGCGCGAGCGGCTGGAGACGGTCTGGTTCATGAAGCTCAACGTCTTCAACGGCGCGATCCAGCACACCGGCGACAACCTCACCGGCGGCGGCACCGGCGACGACGAGGCCATCGACGTCCACCTCGACGGCCTGCCGCCCGAGGTCGTCGGCCTGGCCTTCGTGGTCAACTCCTTCTCCGGCCAGCGCTTCACCGACGTCCGCGACGCCTACTGCCGCCTGCTCGACGCCACCACCGGCGAGGAGCTGGTCCGCTTCGACCTGACCAACGCCGAACCCCACACCGGCGTCGTCATGTGCAAGCTGGTCCGCCAGCTCTCCGGCGAGTGGGTGATGACCGCCCTCGGCGAGTACGTGGACGCCAAGACCGCCCGCGGCATGGTCAAACCCGCCGCCGCCCTGCTCTGA
- a CDS encoding glycosyltransferase family 39 protein — MTETVDRALDPTDPAIPGRERLAWRPVGLIALAVALVHLAVAARYGWHRDEFSYVICGRHPDWGYADQPPLAPLLAAGAAALPGGVLPLRVLAIATQVGCVLLAPVLAAEFGGGRRAQTLTAAAIAACPAYVASSLLFGTTVLDQVVWVAVLVLVARALRLRTAGAWLAAGAMAGIGLENKDTVAVLLLGILVGLALLRREALRTAGPWLAGVVTLALAAPNVLWDAGHGWPNLRMARSLAAGQGGQLGSLAQLPVLALLLAGPPMIMLWVFGVRWLASPAGRAHRWVLVVAAVAVVVFTASGGKAYYPAPVLAGLFAAGAVRMESAGQLQPRAWGRGGWAWPIGACALVALLIGLPVLPVSAANAIRAVNPTLVETYGWPGFVAQVRQAAAALPPGTPIFTSNYGEAGALTILGPAQGLRQPVVTAQNTYALWGPPAGRPDVALCVGEFGPAQLHRSWDEVTEVAPIRMNGVHDEETSKHAALYVCRQPHGSWAQLWPGLVHFD; from the coding sequence ATGACCGAGACCGTTGACCGTGCTTTAGACCCCACCGACCCTGCGATACCCGGCCGCGAGCGGCTGGCGTGGCGCCCTGTGGGGCTGATCGCGTTGGCCGTCGCGCTGGTGCACCTGGCGGTCGCCGCCCGCTACGGCTGGCACCGCGACGAGTTCTCCTACGTGATCTGCGGCCGGCACCCGGACTGGGGTTACGCCGACCAGCCGCCGCTGGCCCCGCTGCTCGCCGCAGGCGCCGCCGCCCTGCCCGGCGGCGTGCTGCCACTGCGGGTGCTGGCGATCGCCACGCAGGTCGGCTGCGTGCTGCTCGCGCCCGTGCTGGCGGCCGAGTTCGGCGGCGGGCGGCGTGCGCAGACCCTCACCGCGGCGGCGATCGCAGCCTGCCCGGCGTACGTGGCCTCCTCGCTGCTGTTCGGCACGACCGTGCTGGACCAGGTGGTGTGGGTGGCCGTGCTGGTGCTGGTCGCGCGGGCCCTGCGGCTGCGGACGGCCGGGGCCTGGCTGGCGGCCGGTGCGATGGCGGGCATCGGGCTGGAGAACAAGGACACCGTGGCCGTGCTGCTGCTCGGCATCCTGGTCGGCCTGGCGCTGCTGCGGCGCGAGGCGCTGCGCACCGCAGGGCCGTGGCTCGCCGGGGTTGTGACGCTCGCGCTGGCCGCGCCGAACGTGCTCTGGGACGCCGGGCACGGCTGGCCGAACCTGCGGATGGCCCGGTCGCTCGCCGCCGGGCAGGGTGGTCAACTCGGCTCGCTGGCCCAGCTTCCGGTGCTCGCCCTGCTGTTGGCCGGGCCACCGATGATCATGCTCTGGGTGTTCGGGGTGCGCTGGCTGGCCTCGCCGGCCGGCCGGGCGCACCGGTGGGTGCTGGTGGTCGCGGCGGTGGCCGTGGTGGTGTTCACCGCGAGCGGCGGGAAGGCGTACTACCCGGCCCCCGTCCTGGCCGGGCTGTTCGCGGCGGGGGCGGTGCGGATGGAGTCGGCGGGGCAGCTGCAGCCGCGGGCCTGGGGGAGAGGCGGCTGGGCGTGGCCGATCGGGGCGTGCGCCCTGGTCGCGCTGCTGATCGGGCTGCCGGTGCTGCCGGTGAGCGCGGCCAATGCCATCCGGGCGGTGAACCCGACGCTGGTCGAGACGTACGGGTGGCCGGGGTTCGTCGCGCAGGTGCGGCAGGCCGCCGCCGCGCTGCCGCCCGGCACCCCGATCTTCACCAGCAACTACGGCGAGGCGGGCGCCCTGACGATCCTCGGCCCGGCGCAGGGCCTGCGGCAGCCGGTGGTCACCGCGCAGAACACCTACGCCCTGTGGGGCCCGCCGGCCGGGCGCCCGGATGTCGCCCTGTGCGTGGGCGAGTTCGGGCCCGCCCAGCTCCACCGCTCGTGGGACGAGGTCACCGAGGTCGCCCCGATCCGGATGAACGGGGTGCACGACGAGGAGACTTCGAAGCACGCCGCCCTCTACGTCTGCCGCCAGCCGCACGGCAGCTGGGCCCAACTCTGGCCGGGCCTGGTGCACTTCGACTGA